The genome window gtcccaactcccccagcctcTGTGACACCCCCCGCCCGCCTCCAACacccccagggccccacacacactttgcctCTGTGAACCCCCACCTCCAACCTGCACACTCCCCTCAGGGATCACACCCGCTGCCTCTGTGACACCCTCatctcccaccccccagggctcCACACCCTTTATCTTTGTAATACCCTCGCCTCCAACACTCACAttgccccacatcccctgccaCTCCAACCCGCACACCCAGGGCCCCAAACATCCTGTCTATGTgaccccccttccttccttcaaCCCCtatcctgccccccagggcctcacacaccctgcccctgtgattaccccctcccccaactctcaCAGATCATTCACCTGGTTGCCACTTATCACCCCTGAGGAAACCTGCATCAACCAATCCCTTATGTGACCTCTCCCCATCTGTTTCCAGCTGGCCTGTTAATGTTCAGCGAATAGCTCACCCCAGTCAGGGGACCAgggcctctcccttcccttctcatCCACCCCCATGGGAAGGCCATTCTCTGCACCTACCTCCCTTGTCTCCTGGGCTGCTGTTGCCAACTGGGTTTTATTCCTCCTGGCCTGGGGGATGCCGGTACCAATCACCGGGcaataccaccaccacctgcctctGCTGATGTGTTACCAAGCCTGGAGCTCCTGCACTTGACCTCCCACAGCTTGGCTCCCTCCAGAGATGGTAGAATGAGGGGCGGTACTGAGCATAAAATAGGACCCTTAGGTGTCTTGTTCTAAGATTCCAAATTTGCTGGAGAGCCCCTTGAGACATGGGACTATCCTGGTAAAAGGCAGGTTGTCTTGCAGTGCTGCCAGCCCTTGTGAGTTTTTCtgaatcttgtgatatttggtgttattcttaaagccccagctcctggagtcaagtgattatgtgtgactctcagctttgatttaaAATAAGAAAGTATATTTCTAGGCCTCATGATTGAGGAAAAAGGCTTATAAACGTGACTCCCTAAAGTCTCAGTAACCAGCAGGTAATTACAAAAGGACCCatcatgtattatttttaaaaaatctcatgattttaaaggcAATCTTGTGATTGGGGGGACCTGACTAATGATTTTTGAattcttggggttggcaatactgtcacTTTAAATCAAATTGGGAATAGGTCCTTCAGAGCCgaaatattttttgcttttaattCCAGAATTTCATCCTCATGGGGAAGACGATGATACTTTAGAGAGTCCAGGCTTAAACCTCTGCTTTCCTAAATCGTGAAGAGTCATTTACACACTTGCAAAGTGATGCAAAATGAGTAGAAAAAATGATCACTGTTGATTTGGTAGCACTTTGCAATAGTGTAAATGAAAAATCCAAGTGCAAGGTTGCAATATTGCCCACCCCCAAAGATCCACAAATCATGTGGATCCCAAAACATCatgagtttttttaaaagattctacTGTAGTTGTTTTGAACTCCCCTGTCCACCCAGTGTGTTTGTGAGATAGTGTTGCCAACACTTCCATATTTATTGTGTAAGGTGATTGTGCCCCTCCACAGTCCATCCCATACTCTGAAAATAATTCTGCACCCTGTCCCCAAATCAATCCTCTCTCCAGATCAACTCTGCTCGTCCCCCTGTGTCCCCATCATTACTGCCCCTCCTTCCTTCACTGCAGCTCCTCCTGAAGCTGCTgtgactcttcccctcccctctcccagggacTGGTGTtgcagggagtggaggagggagtgGAGCCTCTCTGagctcctctctcctccactcctgtGACAGTGGTGTTGGCAACTAAGGGGCAGAGATCTCTGACTGCTTCTTGCAGCAGCCTTGATTGGCCATTCTTCCCCAAGACCGGAGATAGTGGGAAAGACAACCAGTCAGAAGCCAGGCTGAAAGTCCCAAGAGCGCTGGAGATTCTCACATCATCACCAGAAAGGTTCCAGCCCCGGCTAAAATCCTGCAATCTGTGAAAAAGTCATGAGGGCTGACAATACCGGGGCAGAAGAGAATCAGGCTTTTTATATAGTGCATATAATTATATTAATAATAGAAAGCTCTTTTAGAGTGTTTTTTACtggtagctctcaaagcactttacaaaggaattcagtatcattattcccattttacagatggagaaactgaggtacagagcagtgaagtgacttacccaacgTCATCCACCactcccagcaggtcagtggcagagctgggaagagaattaAGGTTTCCTGAGTGCCAGTCCCCAGTATCTATCCCCCTAAGACAAAAACAGGGCAAATTGCAGCCACTATGTACTGTGCAACAGCAGGTGAATACTTTTTCCAGAGCTGTGTCttcacactgatttcaatgcatacaaataaaaaggaagtaaaCAAGAATACATGATACATTCAAGCTCCAGTTAAAACAGCAGCATTTTACTCTAGAGGAGTGTGTCACATATACTGTGGTAAATATAGGATACTAATTATAGTAGGTGCTTTTTGGCCAATTTAAAGGCCCCGTAATATTCGGTCCTGCCACCAGCAGTTTCCTAAGATTTGCTATAGTGGGAACATACCTATAACTTTAcacttttcattattttaagtatctctgttatgtcccctctcaccaTCCAGCTAATCTAAGCAATATTAATGTCTTCAATTTCTCCTCATCTGGAAGTACTTCTCTGCCTCTAATTACTTTTGTTGTTTTCTATTTTTGGAGGTGATGAGATCAGAACATAATGCAGGAAGCAGAGGGTCAACCATCAATGTATatcatttcagttttattttacatcttccagttttattaaatatttaaaaaattaaatattataaAAACAATCCATTTGATAAATATGCACATAAATAAATGATAGATACAATAAATaacttaaataaaaatcagatttgcTTAAATAAGGATCGCATCAGATGCCTTAACATTATGTCAGCCAGTGAAACAAAAATAGATTCTCGGAATCTGTCTAATACAGCAACACCTTCCATGCATCAAAATTATTGCATTTTCCAGCATCTTTCTAAGACACTAATGAAATACTCACTAGTCTGTAAATCAAAGAAATAGTGTGAAAAAActagttatttaaattaaaataaataacggCAACACTTAACATACTATTGGTAAATATTTGTGTGTAGCAATAAACCAAtacaataactaataataatatcCTCTAGGGCTAAATTTTAATCCCGCTGCAATCAGTGGccaatctcccattgatttcagggggaaCAGGCCCTACACTTTAGCTGCAGCTAAGGAATTGGCCTAGAACCAATCAGCTACTGGCAATTGGAGTCGGAGAGATCTGTTCCTAAAGATTGGTTGTATGTGAATCTTTTGTTCAGAGATCATGGGTGGTGGGATCCATGGTAAAATGCCAAGATGGAAAGAGCATCACGCCTGGTTAAAATACAGTGTCCTGTAGGAAGGATTCAGGGTTCCCATTCGCTGGGCTCTCCAGTGTCTGATTAGATGCATGAGGTGAGACAGTGTAAAGATCTGGCGTTTAGGTGCAGGACTCCATGTAGGCTGCGCACTTCAAGTCATTGTTCAGCAGTCGGAAGAGATTGAGGATCACAGATGCTTCCAAGCATCCTGGAGTTTCCTGGGACAGGAGAGAGGAAGTGAACACGTTTGTAACAGAGAATGGCTGGCTAGCAGTGGGCCAGTGAAAGCTACTGCACACAGGCATGATGGAGGCGGGAGGTGTAAATAGATAGGGAGCACAGAGCATGCAGAAAAAGGATGAACAGAGCAGTGTCTACACAGGAACTTCAAAGAAAGCTAATCTGAACTAActgtgtgaatttgaagtgggtTAGTTAAATGGCATTAAATTCCTGTGTGAACACCCTCATTCAAAATTAAAGTGGTCTAATTTGGTTACTTTACTTCACTTCCAGAGATCACTTTAACTCTGAATAACAGCATCAATACAGGGCTTTAaagcagtttaactaatccacttcgaactcacacctttagttaattcagattaattttcctggatgtccgtgtgtagacaagaccttacaaacactctaagggtacgtctatactacccgccagatcggcaggtAGAGTTCGATGTaacggggatcaatttatcgcatctcgtctggATGCGATAGATCGATCCGcgaatcgacgcccgtactccacctcggtaggaggagtaagcggcgtcgacgggggagctgtggcagtcgactcaccaccgtgaggacggccaggtaagtcgaactaagatacttcaacttcagctacgcgaatagcgaatagcatagctgaagttgcgtatcttagtttgaaccccccccactagtgtagcccaggcctactCTAAGGAAATACTCATTTACAAGGTGGTCTAATGTCCTGTAATTCTTAGTATATAACAACGTGTGCTGTGGTCTGTTACATGAACCAGTGAGTCTGAATGAAGCAAAAGGCACAGTGATCTGGGGTAATAGTAAATTTGAAGGGTATTATCTTTGGCTCTATTGGATTCCGAAGAAGGCCTGGGCATTGGCAGATCTGTACGAATGAATTATCTCTGGGCCTCTTTTCCCATTGCCCAGCCCAGCATCTACACCTCTTCAAAGTTTTtgtaaaaatataaatgattCCACAAGGtacaaggtgcaaagcagtggaggATCAGATGCCACATGTTTATCTGAAACTCTGCTATTTGCATCCTATGGAAGGACCCAAGCTAGGCCACAAGGTAAAGGCTGTTTTCTGGATGCCTGGTCCGCTACAGTCTGCAGCAGATGTAATGACCCTTCCTGATATGAGAAATTTACCAGCTTTCTGAACTAATTCAGTCTCAGGACACCTGGACTGCAGAAGCTCCTGGACAATATACAGGGCACCATCCTGGACTGGCCCCATGGGAAGGGAATGGAGCTGATGAacctgtacagatttgttcccaCTAACATGTGATGAAAGTTTGTCTTGTGTGTTTGCCAAATGTACTCACCATCTTCTTGGCTGCGTGGAATTTGTGGAGCCAGCTAGTCAGCCTCCTGGAGCGTCGATGGGCGTCAGGCTGATGGCTGGtctgaaaagaaaatcaataCATGAAGCAGACTGGCACATGAGTAGAGATTTCAGGAACAATGGCTGAGCCTCCTACCTCTCGGTACAAGCCCAAGGCACAAATTGGTTTGATTGAGTTTATCTTGTTCTTTAGATGGATTCCATGTTAACCTGCCAGGTTCTATTAATAATACAATACCAAGCATTTGTATGGTACTTTTCACTTCAGAAGTGTTTGAAGCATTAACTATGGGCTTTACTGAGCCCTGTGGGAATGGCCCTATATAGGGGGAGGTATGCCTTGTGCTGCCCAGAAGAGCTCTGGGAGGAACTCCACTGAATAGAAACCGAACGTGCCCTGGAGCTGAGCAGGAGTGCAGCATACTCCCCCAGTGTATGCAGCCACCCATGGGTCTGTCTCCTCCCggctcctccccacctccactgcgatgTTCTGGGGGGCACATGGAAACAACAGTAGCTGTGCTACAGAGAGCACAGTATCTGCAGTGATACCAAACTACAGCCCAGGAGCTGAAGGAGAGGACGTACCTGCTTGCACAGTAGCAGAGCAGCCAGGCATCATCTGTCCCTAACTAGTTAATCAAGTTAATTAGCTAATTAGATTATGTATATGAGCAAGGCATACAGCAACTACCTAATCCGGACACTTTCATTGTTATAAAGGGAGGTGCAAAGCAAAGTCCACAATTACTGGCACAAGGATGACTAGATCCTGGATCCACTTAAGAAATTAATGCTGTTGGGAGTTCAATAGACAACTCCCAGTCCCACTGTGGCGAGAGACATTTGCAATCCAATACTCACGCAGATCTTCAAGTCCTCTCTGATGTGCCTCAGGATTTCTAATGGCCTCACAAGCGGCTCGGACAGACTGGGATCCTCAAAGTTCTCCAGCACGTCAATAACGAGGTGCAGCTCCTCCTTCACCAGGATCATTCTGTCGTGCACCTAGGGAGAGAATGTGCAGGTAAAACAGTGTGACAAGGGGAGTCGCAGACACGGAGATAAGGAATGTCTGTGTTAGCAGCAGCTAGGCGTGGCCTGCTTAGGGAGACTTTCCAAAGCCATGGCCAATGGGAAGACACCTAAGACGCAGGGGAGGTGTGAATCCACTCTGTACACAGAGCCTGCTAGTCTTGAACCTTTGGACTCTGTTGCTTACACCTTCCTTCCTTGGAATCCAACAACATGTTGTGCTTCAGATCAGTCTCAAACCTTTATTATGTTACAAAAATCTGAAGATATATTTGGCCAgtgcaagtattttttttttgctggtgatTTGGTGAATGGTTTCTGGATCTTCAAAGTGGCTGTACATAAATGTGGATATGATTTTAGAGTACTAAAATATTCTCTCATGGGAAACCAAAATACAGAAACTGAGGATTTCCTGCCATACGACCTGGAGCTGCCTATGTGAGGGAGGTTAACCAAGTTCAGTCTGGAAATAGATGATAAAGACAGGTGTGGATGAGTTGGCGGTGACAAAGCCTTTGGTTTGTTGAACACTGAGGATAAAGTTAGTATCATGCATTGTATTAACAGGGAACAAGGTAGAGATGTTGAGATGTAAATTGTTTCCTGGCTCAATTATTTGTTAAACTGATTCACAGTCTCAACGTTTGTCTGGTTTCCCAGCCCTAAGGATGTACAAAATACAGAAATAGAAAAAGGGCCAGATTCCAACCTCAGATGACTCCTGTGTCATTTGGGAATAAATTCCCTGTTCAAGTTACTCTACAAAAGGATCACCTGAAATCAGAATCCAGCTTGGAAAGAGACAGTACTGCAACTTTGGAAAGAAGCAAGTGCTATTTTGTAACTGCATCTCTCTTGGCAGAGGTCTTGCTTACGGACAGCTCTTTGACTTCCCAGTTCCGGTGGAAAATCTTGGTGTCGCATTTTCGGTTTGACAACAGCACGATGTCCTCCTGGAGGCACCAAATGAGAACACGGGGAAATGTGTAagtggaggcaaagcaggggagaaagtgccaaattctgccctcagttacatcatATAACCCCATTCAGccatgcatagggtgaccagatgtcccgattttatagggacagtcccgattttggggtctttttctcacataggtacctattacccccacctcctgtcccgatttttcacacttgctatctggtcagcctagccATGCGAAGGTGCCAAATCCTGGCAGAATTTGACTCAACACTTTGATCCCCTAACAATGCTGCTCTCCTAGAGTCCTGGCTCTTTCCAAGATGGTGCCAAAGATGGGACAGACGTCAATAACACGCTCTTGTCATATTGCTTTGCTGGTTTCAGGCTGTGAACTGCATTTGTGCAGGAGTTTAACTGAGAACCGGCATCCTTTAACTCTTGACACGGAGGATAACTTGACCACTAATCTGAGTGGTGCACTTCCTCAGCTTCAGTTAACATGGAATGTTTGCACAACTTAAAAATAAGTGACTGGATCTCTCTAATTCTGCTTGATGGCATGACATGAATTTGGGGTCCTCAGATTGTCTGTTTAAAGGACTAGACTCGGTTTTCTCTGGAAGGGAAAGACCGCAGATAGTTAAAAACTGGGTCTCATTCTCTAGGTTTGATCTTAACTCAGGACAGAGTTTGAACCCCTTTCAGAACTTTTTGAGATTTAAGATTAAGGACGGTTGACTCTATAAGAAATCCGAGCTGGCCAGGCCCTAACGTCCTTAGACTGACTTGGATTAGGAACACCCACTTAGATAGATTTTCCCTTCTTTCTCCCCTCGCTCTTTTCTAACAGTAAGAATCCCATTCTTTCCCTGCTATTGTCTAATCTGTGATTCTGCCCTAGATCAGTTCCAACCTTCCTGCCCTGAACATGACTCTGCCTCTCTCCACATCTATGATCCCCATTCCCCAAATATCTGAATACTTCCTGGAGCTGAACATTCTGTGCTTTGCCCTTTCATAATTAAGAGTGGGTGGGGGATCACCAACAAAGAAGATCCAGACAGAGAGACTTCTTTCTATTGTATCTGcaaccctacaccccaaccttaCCTAAGCATATGCCTCCCATCTTATTTCATCTGCCCATAGTAATATGCCGAGAAGGCTGCTGTTGAAACTACAGCCTAGCACTCACATTGCCATTATTACCCTACTTATGTGTCTTCTTTGCACTTACAAATCTGTCCTTAACATTCTTGAAGGTCTCCAGTTCCCGGGGTGGCAGGGACTTGTATTTTGAGAGGTGGCACTTCTTCATCTGAGCACCTTTGGGAAAGGCCTCTGTAGACACTGTCCATAGGGTCAGGACCAGGACCAGTTTGCAACTCATCATTTTTCCTATTGAATCAGAAAGGGGAATTCCACGCATCACTCCATTTCCAGGTTACAAGGATTATAAACTGTATTTTTGACAGTCTGACAAagcagggaaaggaggggtgCAGGAAGATGAGGGCTACAATCATATATATAAATTGGTGGGTTGACCCCAAAGATCACAGCTGAGCAAACTCAACTCTTCTATTCACAAATGTTTTCAGATCCAGCCTCTTAATTTACAGCCCCAGcactaataataaaaaataaaccggTAAAATACTTAGAGGAATGGATAATGTTTGATCCTTACTCTTTAGAGTAGATCACAGCAGATCAGTCTAGTAAGCCCATGTGCTAGACAGAAGCCCCAGACTTAGAGGCACGTACCTTGGAGCATGTTTGCTGGGAAATCGCTTTAgtgtcttcttcttcttcctcaggGTTGCTTTGCCTCCCTCTGGTCTGTGAATGTAGCCTCGCTTTGCCATTGCTCTTGCTTTTATACtctttaggaaaaaataaaatggaatattGTTTTCCTTTAGTCAAAGGAGAAAACCCCACACGTTAATGCTGCTTCTTGATCAATGGAAACTGGAAAGTGAAAGTATGGCAGGTGCATCTAGCTCCTAACCCTCTGCCCTCACCAGGGATTCCCAGGTGAGAGAACCTCTGCATGACATCATGACCAAATGATGCAAGGTTTCCCTGCCTAGAGTAGGCGAGTTCTGTTTCTAATCTTAGCATTGCCCAGCTTCCGGGTTTGCTGTGTTATTGTAACGATCCACTGAGCAgccttttcattcatttttcccccaccctcaggAGTGACTCTGCGAGCCATCACTGATCAGCGAAGGGGAGGAGGACGGTGCTCTCACAAATTGGCAGAAAGGGACTGTTCCCAGAAGGGAGCCTTCCCCTGCAGTCTTGATAACATACAGGTTAACGATCCATGTTTGTGATTTACctggcctggaggaaggagaacCTGGGAAGCACTTTTGGCACTAGTCCAAGGGGGAAGAGCCAGCCACAGGCTGTCTGAGATCTGGGCCAGGGAGACTGAGAACCAGCAGCCtgagagctgggccaggctgaatgggagtgtggcaggggagcaggcagaaggTTAGTAGAAGCTGCAGCAATAGTACAATACAGCCCAGGGGAAACAGCAGAGAATGGAGGCTGGAGGCACAGAGGTAGCAGCCTTCCAAGGTACTCCAGACCCAGGACACTGGTCTAGAGAAGGACTCTTCTTCAccactggggaggggctgtgtgttttcaGAGGCACTGACATAAATAAGGGCCGTGTGTCAAGACGGGTTTGTTAGCAGGTAGCTTGCAACAGAGGCTCTAACAGGTGGCCAACAGGAAGACAACTCACAGTTAAATCACCAGAAACAAgcctgaactgtggccagtgggccGTACAAGCCAATACTTAATTTCCCTCCACAAAGGGATGGCTTACCAAGGGCAGGCCAAGGTCTCAGCCTGAGTCGCCCCTAGGGCAAGGATACACTTCTATTCAGCATGAGGAGTGGCCGACGTTGCAGAGTTAGGAACTAGCACATGTATCTTTTCTTGTAACCGTTCAAACCACTGTAGTGAGGGAACTTGCCTGCTTTTATTTCTTCCAGGCCTAGTAAGGAATCGTTGCAGCTGGGCTGTGAGTGCATGGGCCTGTTGGGTAGAGAAGCTGGTTGAGAAAGACTCTGCAGAATACTTCTTCCTTCGGCCTTACAGCCCCTTCTGTTGTCCTCTCACACCAGTCACATCTCTGACTGTTTCTGGCTGCATCTAGCTCAGAACCCTCTACCCAGTCTGACTTGCAATCAGCCTATACAGGTCATGCCTGGTGAGCGTCTTACTCCCATGGACTCTTTTAATTAACTGAGATGATTGTGATGTCAGTTCCTGAGTTAATTTTAAACTCAACATTCCTGCCATAAATATGCAGTTTCATTCGCCAGGCAGGCTCTAtatcatcacaagtgatagatcccagaaacaatggctcttaATTGTCTGTAATATgatcaactccctgactgctttgaTGCAGCAAACAggtgcaaaatgtccatatttttaGCATTTAGTACACTATGTGTCTCTTGCTggacatgcatcatctcttgtactatgactttttccacaccttgtTGATGTAGGCTGAATCTGTCCCTCAGTCACAGAGCTTTCTGGTAATGACTTTTAATACTCATGCTGCATCTGTTAACAGCTTCTAAGCTAGTTGTTTTACTTTTCAAGTTTGGAGAGTTGCTCTTAGTTTTGCTGTCTCACCAGCTCCAATGGCTTTGTTATTTGAATAGCTGTGGCAAAGATTAAATCTTTCAAtggtagctgctgtgaaaggtttttaatCTGTTAATGCAATAACTAGACTGTCTGATATTTCATGTTTTACATTCTcacaatcacagttttcagccagagTATGCAGAATTCTTGTGAAACTTCCAACATTTTCCCATGGCTCTTCAATTCTCGTTTTCATAAACCACTTATCTTTGCGCT of Chrysemys picta bellii isolate R12L10 chromosome 11, ASM1138683v2, whole genome shotgun sequence contains these proteins:
- the LOC135974274 gene encoding interferon lambda-3-like, with product MMSCKLVLVLTLWTVSTEAFPKGAQMKKCHLSKYKSLPPRELETFKNVKDRFEDIVLLSNRKCDTKIFHRNWEVKELSVHDRMILVKEELHLVIDVLENFEDPSLSEPLVRPLEILRHIREDLKICTSHQPDAHRRSRRLTSWLHKFHAAKKMETPGCLEASVILNLFRLLNNDLKCAAYMESCT